A single genomic interval of Clostridium facile harbors:
- a CDS encoding glycerol dehydratase reactivase beta/small subunit family protein: MVVKKPSILVYVNHPDETILKEVCAGIEEEGVLFTVEQQQQEDLQELSFEAAKNSMLGSGIGIVDDHIALQISNIAKSKNPFVFYHASKLQCRLIGANSARVVKKKPLKNL, encoded by the coding sequence ATGGTAGTGAAAAAACCATCTATTCTGGTATATGTAAACCATCCAGATGAAACAATATTAAAAGAAGTATGTGCTGGCATTGAGGAAGAAGGCGTATTATTTACGGTGGAACAACAGCAACAAGAGGATTTACAGGAGCTCTCGTTTGAGGCTGCTAAAAATTCTATGTTAGGTTCTGGAATTGGAATTGTAGATGACCATATTGCGCTACAAATTTCCAACATCGCAAAATCCAAAAATCCATTTGTCTTTTATCATGCCTCCAAACTCCAGTGCAGGTTAATCGGGGCGAATAGTGCCCGAGTTGTCAAGAAAAAACCGTTAAAAAACTTATAA
- a CDS encoding diol dehydratase reactivase subunit alpha, giving the protein MILAGVDIGNSTTEVCVASVDQNGQLEFLSSAAKVTTGTKGTVANVHGIKAALAEAMSKVGMGIHQLDLIRLNEAAPVIGDTAMETITETIITESSMIGHNPSTPAGAGQAVGQLLFIEHIHQAQPGIPYIVAASSEHPYEEVAALLNQYESSLQVEGLILQADEAVLVENRIHKKIPIIDEVRKITAVPEGKLAAIEVALSGQSIRMLSNPYGIATLLQLNAEETRLVTPIAKSLIGKRSAVVIKTPNGNVQENVLPAGEIYIQGDKNQTINVDEGAEKILEALQNAGQVWDISGQPNTNVGNMFSKIKTSMSEVSGENNQQIRVTDILAVDTLAPVAISGALAGETCMEKAVGIAAMVKTQQLPMQQIAEQLREELHTEVKVAGVEAIMASLGAMTTPGTELPLAILDMGGGSTDAAVLNQDGSVNITHQAGAGELVTMLIQTELGLNARSTAELIKRYPLAKVESLFHLRLENGEMQFFDESIDPRLFGHVILLTEDRFIRIDEEIPMEKIVQVRKEAKRKVFVTNAIRALGKVAVDHQIKNIGNVVLVGGSAEDFEIPEMLMEELANYRIVCGRGNIRGSEGPRNAVATGLVMSYVGEQK; this is encoded by the coding sequence ATGATTTTAGCAGGTGTTGATATTGGGAACTCGACAACTGAAGTATGCGTGGCTTCTGTTGACCAGAATGGTCAATTAGAATTTCTTTCCAGTGCGGCAAAAGTAACAACGGGTACCAAAGGGACGGTTGCCAATGTACACGGTATCAAAGCAGCCCTTGCAGAAGCGATGTCCAAAGTGGGCATGGGAATCCATCAATTGGATTTAATTCGGCTCAATGAGGCTGCCCCCGTTATTGGGGACACTGCAATGGAAACCATCACGGAAACCATTATCACTGAGTCCTCGATGATTGGCCATAATCCATCTACCCCCGCAGGTGCTGGACAGGCTGTAGGACAGTTATTATTCATTGAGCACATCCACCAGGCACAGCCAGGTATCCCCTATATTGTAGCGGCTTCTTCTGAGCATCCTTATGAAGAAGTGGCGGCACTGTTAAATCAGTATGAGAGTTCCCTTCAAGTAGAAGGTTTAATCTTACAGGCAGATGAAGCTGTTCTGGTCGAAAACAGGATTCACAAAAAAATCCCAATCATTGATGAAGTGCGGAAAATTACCGCTGTTCCAGAAGGAAAACTCGCTGCTATTGAAGTGGCACTTTCCGGCCAGAGCATCCGCATGCTGAGCAATCCTTATGGAATTGCTACCTTGTTGCAGCTAAATGCGGAGGAAACCCGCCTGGTTACCCCAATTGCAAAAAGCTTAATTGGCAAGAGAAGTGCTGTAGTAATTAAAACCCCAAACGGAAATGTACAAGAAAATGTACTTCCAGCGGGTGAAATTTATATCCAAGGTGATAAAAACCAGACCATCAATGTAGACGAAGGTGCGGAAAAAATCTTGGAAGCATTGCAGAATGCAGGACAGGTTTGGGATATCAGCGGCCAGCCAAATACCAATGTTGGCAATATGTTCTCCAAAATCAAAACCAGTATGAGCGAGGTAAGCGGTGAAAACAACCAGCAAATTCGGGTAACTGATATTTTGGCAGTGGATACCCTTGCCCCTGTAGCAATTTCTGGCGCGTTAGCTGGGGAAACCTGTATGGAAAAAGCAGTTGGAATTGCTGCTATGGTAAAAACCCAACAGCTTCCTATGCAGCAAATTGCGGAACAATTACGGGAAGAACTCCACACAGAAGTAAAGGTGGCTGGTGTTGAGGCGATTATGGCAAGTTTAGGTGCTATGACAACACCAGGAACAGAACTACCCCTTGCTATCCTAGATATGGGTGGTGGTTCTACCGATGCCGCTGTGTTAAACCAAGATGGTTCTGTCAACATAACTCATCAAGCAGGTGCTGGCGAATTGGTTACCATGTTAATTCAGACTGAACTGGGATTAAATGCCCGCTCTACAGCTGAACTCATTAAGCGTTATCCATTGGCAAAAGTGGAAAGCCTATTCCATTTGAGGTTAGAAAATGGTGAAATGCAATTTTTTGATGAATCAATTGACCCTCGTCTATTCGGACATGTTATTCTATTAACGGAAGACCGTTTTATCCGAATTGATGAAGAGATCCCAATGGAAAAAATTGTACAAGTCCGTAAAGAAGCAAAACGGAAAGTATTTGTCACCAATGCAATCCGTGCCCTTGGGAAGGTGGCAGTTGACCATCAAATTAAAAATATTGGCAATGTAGTTCTGGTTGGTGGTTCTGCGGAGGATTTTGAAATTCCGGAAATGTTGATGGAAGAACTAGCAAACTACCGGATTGTTTGTGGACGAGGCAATATCCGTGGTAGCGAAGGCCCAAGGAACGCTGTAGCTACCGGACTAGTTATGTCCTATGTAGGAGAACAAAAATAA
- a CDS encoding diol dehydratase small subunit, translating to MKYPFAQYEADKITSKTGKKLSDITLEEVKRGNVSAEDIKISKETLSAQGQVAMEAGNPSMQKNFERAAELVDVPDEVILKMYDKLRPNRSTKMELVLMAKELLETYHAPHCAKLVLEAAEIYEKRGILLK from the coding sequence ATGAAATATCCATTTGCACAATATGAAGCAGATAAAATCACATCCAAAACAGGAAAAAAATTATCCGACATTACCCTGGAAGAAGTAAAAAGAGGGAATGTCAGTGCGGAAGACATTAAAATTTCCAAAGAAACTTTGTCCGCGCAGGGTCAGGTGGCAATGGAAGCAGGAAATCCTTCCATGCAGAAAAACTTTGAACGTGCCGCTGAGTTGGTAGACGTACCAGACGAAGTAATCTTAAAAATGTATGATAAACTCCGTCCAAACCGTTCCACAAAAATGGAACTGGTTTTAATGGCAAAAGAATTGTTGGAAACCTATCATGCTCCTCATTGCGCCAAACTGGTTTTGGAGGCAGCTGAGATCTATGAAAAGAGAGGCATCTTATTAAAATGA
- a CDS encoding propanediol/glycerol family dehydratase medium subunit — translation MQVNENLIKQITAAVLQQIQTELNQPTSVDSGSSSLQGRERINPQKTSYKGYPIAQKGTNPKEVVIGVGAAFQREIKKTICGLDLNEVIRNLKAGIEEEGMVPRVVKVLKTSDVSFIGLEAAKLSGSGIGIGLQSKGTAIIHQKDLYPLSNLELFPQAPLMTLETYRKIGQNAAKYVKGEQVTPIKSINDPMVRPKYQVKAALMHIAETEQVDLDMPAIEWEEA, via the coding sequence ATGCAAGTCAATGAAAATTTAATCAAGCAGATTACAGCTGCTGTTTTACAACAGATACAAACAGAGTTAAACCAACCCACTTCTGTGGATTCCGGTTCCAGTTCCTTACAGGGCAGAGAACGTATCAATCCACAAAAAACTTCCTATAAAGGCTATCCTATCGCCCAAAAAGGGACAAACCCAAAAGAAGTTGTTATTGGCGTAGGCGCTGCGTTCCAAAGGGAGATCAAAAAAACAATCTGTGGTTTGGACCTGAACGAAGTCATCCGCAACCTAAAAGCAGGGATTGAAGAAGAAGGCATGGTTCCAAGGGTAGTGAAAGTGCTGAAAACTTCCGACGTTTCGTTTATTGGATTGGAAGCCGCAAAACTCAGCGGTTCCGGCATTGGCATCGGGCTGCAATCCAAAGGGACAGCAATCATTCACCAAAAGGATTTATATCCCCTCTCCAACCTGGAACTGTTCCCACAGGCTCCATTGATGACATTGGAAACCTACCGTAAAATTGGGCAAAATGCTGCCAAATATGTGAAAGGCGAGCAGGTTACCCCAATTAAGAGCATCAACGACCCAATGGTTCGCCCAAAATACCAGGTAAAAGCGGCTTTGATGCACATTGCTGAAACAGAACAGGTAGACCTGGATATGCCAGCGATTGAATGGGAGGAAGCATAA
- a CDS encoding propanediol/glycerol family dehydratase large subunit, whose protein sequence is MEGSQLKRSKRIEALDKRAVNLDGYINEWPEMGFVAMSSPYDPKPSIKVQDGIIVEMDGKTRDEFDFIDQFIADYAINIDRTEHSMSVPSLDIARMIVDINVSRKEILELVSGITPAKMTEVMNHLNVVELMMGMQKMRARKIPGNQAHITNLKDDPVQIAADAAEGALRGFSEEETTMGVARYAPLSAMALLIGSQCGRKGVLTQCSAEEATELELGIRGLTTYAETLSVYGTERVFVDGDDTPYSKAFLNSAYASRGLKVRFTSGSGSEVLMGYSEKKSMLYLECRCLYVTKGGGSQGIQNGSVSCIGVTGSVPSGIREVIAENLVAAMLGLECASSNDQSFSNSDMRRTARTMLQFLPGTDFIFSGYAAEPNYDNMFAGSNFDAEDFDDYNVLQRDMQVDGGLRPVKEEEVIRVRNTAAKAVQAVFKQLGIAEVTDEQVEAVTYAHGSKDTLDRDVAADLVAADDVLKRGITGIDVVRALADSGFSELADSVLNMLKARVTGDYMQTAAILDTNFNAVSGVNTPNDYMGPGTGYRVEGERWEEIKRIPHIIDPNQI, encoded by the coding sequence ATGGAGGGAAGTCAATTGAAAAGATCTAAAAGAATTGAAGCCTTAGATAAAAGGGCTGTAAATTTAGATGGCTATATTAATGAGTGGCCAGAAATGGGCTTTGTTGCTATGAGCAGCCCATATGACCCAAAACCATCCATTAAAGTACAGGATGGCATAATTGTTGAAATGGACGGAAAAACAAGGGATGAGTTCGATTTTATCGACCAGTTTATTGCAGATTACGCAATTAATATCGACCGTACGGAACATTCCATGAGTGTTCCATCTTTAGATATTGCCCGGATGATCGTAGATATCAATGTTTCCAGAAAAGAAATTTTGGAATTGGTTTCCGGTATTACACCAGCAAAAATGACAGAAGTAATGAATCATCTGAATGTAGTGGAACTGATGATGGGGATGCAGAAAATGCGTGCCAGAAAAATCCCTGGAAACCAAGCTCACATTACCAACCTGAAAGACGATCCAGTTCAGATCGCTGCGGACGCGGCGGAAGGCGCACTGCGTGGATTCTCAGAAGAAGAAACCACAATGGGGGTTGCCCGCTACGCTCCATTAAGCGCTATGGCACTGTTGATTGGTTCCCAATGCGGTAGAAAAGGAGTATTGACCCAGTGTTCAGCGGAAGAAGCAACCGAACTGGAACTGGGTATCCGTGGACTGACAACTTATGCAGAAACCTTGTCCGTTTATGGAACAGAACGTGTTTTTGTAGATGGCGATGATACCCCATACTCCAAAGCGTTTTTGAATTCTGCTTATGCTTCCAGAGGGCTGAAAGTTCGTTTTACTTCTGGTTCTGGCTCCGAAGTTTTAATGGGATACAGTGAAAAGAAATCCATGTTATATCTGGAATGCCGTTGCCTGTATGTAACCAAAGGCGGCGGTTCTCAAGGAATTCAAAATGGTTCTGTAAGCTGTATTGGTGTTACAGGCTCTGTGCCAAGCGGTATCCGAGAAGTTATTGCGGAAAACCTAGTAGCTGCTATGCTTGGTTTGGAATGTGCTTCTTCCAACGACCAGAGCTTCTCCAACTCCGATATGAGAAGAACTGCTAGAACTATGCTGCAATTTTTACCAGGAACCGACTTTATCTTCTCTGGCTATGCGGCAGAACCAAACTATGACAATATGTTCGCTGGTTCTAACTTTGACGCAGAAGATTTTGACGATTACAATGTATTACAACGGGATATGCAGGTAGATGGCGGCCTCCGTCCAGTAAAAGAAGAAGAGGTAATCCGGGTAAGGAACACTGCGGCTAAAGCAGTACAGGCTGTCTTTAAACAGTTAGGAATTGCAGAAGTAACCGATGAGCAGGTAGAAGCGGTTACTTATGCCCACGGCAGTAAGGATACCTTGGACCGTGACGTTGCAGCAGACCTGGTTGCGGCGGATGATGTATTAAAACGTGGCATTACTGGTATTGATGTAGTAAGAGCATTAGCTGACAGCGGTTTCTCCGAACTGGCTGACAGTGTTTTAAATATGCTCAAAGCCCGTGTAACTGGTGACTATATGCAAACAGCGGCAATTTTGGATACCAACTTTAACGCTGTTTCCGGTGTAAATACTCCAAACGACTATATGGGGCCTGGTACTGGCTACCGTGTAGAGGGAGAACGTTGGGAAGAAATCAAGCGGATTCCGCACATTATCGACCCAAATCAGATATAA
- a CDS encoding ammonium transporter — protein sequence MVMNAGSIGFILISAAFVFLMTPALAFFYGGLARRKNVLNTMMACMFICGVAIVMWILFGFSLSFGTDHGSVIGGLEFLGFNNVSMTESTRGLSIPDACFAVFQMMFAIITPALFTGSVVGRMKFKSLLIFTALWSLVVYYPLAHMVWGGGFLAQIGSVDFAGGNVVHISSGVTGLTLALLLKNRREYHRASYAPHNVPFVVLGAALLWFGWFGFNAGSSLAADGLAVHAFTTTAVSSASALISWMIIDTIMTGKPTIVGSCTGLVVGLVAITPGAGFVPVWASVIIGLLVSPICYFSVILLKKKLKIDDALDAFGCHGIGGIWGGIATGLFAMKELPGGVTSTAQWDGLFFGDYHLFVAQVESIIITIAIAVVGTLICYGITRLFGKLRVSEQDEKIGLDISQHGENAYPTFNGMD from the coding sequence ATGGTTATGAACGCAGGAAGCATAGGTTTTATTTTAATAAGTGCGGCGTTTGTTTTTTTAATGACGCCAGCGCTTGCCTTCTTTTATGGAGGGTTGGCACGCCGTAAAAATGTACTTAATACAATGATGGCTTGTATGTTTATTTGTGGTGTTGCTATTGTGATGTGGATTTTGTTTGGTTTTTCATTGTCTTTTGGGACAGATCATGGTTCTGTCATCGGCGGATTGGAATTTTTAGGATTTAATAATGTTAGCATGACAGAAAGCACCAGAGGGCTTTCGATTCCGGATGCATGTTTCGCTGTATTTCAGATGATGTTCGCCATCATTACACCGGCATTGTTTACCGGAAGCGTTGTAGGACGTATGAAATTTAAATCTTTGCTCATTTTTACCGCTTTATGGTCTTTGGTAGTGTATTATCCGTTGGCACATATGGTATGGGGTGGCGGATTCTTAGCACAAATCGGCAGTGTTGATTTTGCTGGAGGAAACGTAGTACATATCAGCTCCGGTGTAACGGGATTAACATTGGCATTGCTGTTGAAAAACCGCCGGGAATACCATCGGGCAAGTTACGCGCCACACAATGTTCCATTTGTGGTACTTGGGGCGGCATTGCTCTGGTTTGGCTGGTTCGGATTCAATGCAGGCAGTTCCCTTGCGGCAGATGGCCTGGCAGTTCATGCATTTACAACCACCGCTGTTTCTTCTGCCAGCGCATTGATTTCCTGGATGATTATTGATACGATTATGACAGGAAAACCAACTATTGTAGGTAGCTGTACAGGTTTGGTTGTTGGTTTGGTGGCAATTACCCCAGGTGCTGGATTTGTACCTGTATGGGCTAGTGTTATTATTGGTTTGCTAGTTAGCCCAATCTGCTATTTCAGTGTAATTTTATTAAAGAAAAAATTAAAAATTGATGATGCTTTGGATGCGTTTGGTTGCCATGGAATCGGCGGTATCTGGGGCGGTATCGCAACAGGATTGTTTGCGATGAAAGAGCTTCCAGGCGGGGTTACTTCCACAGCGCAATGGGATGGGTTGTTCTTTGGAGATTACCACCTGTTTGTAGCACAAGTGGAAAGTATTATCATCACAATTGCAATTGCAGTAGTTGGTACATTAATCTGTTATGGAATCACACGGCTGTTTGGCAAATTGCGTGTATCTGAACAGGACGAAAAGATCGGGTTGGATATTTCACAACACGGGGAAAATGCTTACCCAACATTTAACGGTATGGATTAA
- a CDS encoding P-II family nitrogen regulator, producing MKKIEAIVRQEKYIDLQEALNEIDVHGITVYQVMGCGHQKGYTNVVRGNKVEINMLPKVKFEIVVSTEEWVKKTVDVIQKVAYTGNVGDGKIFIYDLDDVIRIRTGEHGIDAI from the coding sequence ATGAAAAAAATTGAGGCGATTGTACGCCAAGAGAAATATATTGATTTACAGGAAGCGTTAAACGAAATAGATGTACATGGAATAACTGTTTATCAAGTCATGGGATGTGGACATCAAAAAGGATACACCAATGTAGTACGTGGAAATAAAGTAGAAATCAATATGTTACCAAAGGTAAAATTTGAAATTGTTGTCTCCACAGAGGAATGGGTGAAAAAAACAGTGGATGTAATCCAAAAAGTGGCATATACTGGTAATGTTGGAGATGGTAAAATTTTTATCTATGATTTGGATGATGTCATTCGTATTCGAACCGGGGAACACGGGATAGATGCAATTTAA
- a CDS encoding VanZ family protein: protein MQAVVTILYDILDAFSHYIIPASLFAVLATVVMNYLQRFGWKQVIKEWCSKFKNHSVFRARLLFCIYLYFLFDYTLLSRTFIWDNPLQKWMAGWWLGIGSNGKVNYESIENIIFFIPYLSLLYVSFPKLREYSWWKQLKLAFSISFGTSLLIETIQLITRLGAFQLSDLTYNTLGGIMGFLLFCLVNTIKKAVQVKSRKQSSQ, encoded by the coding sequence ATGCAAGCGGTCGTAACAATTTTATATGATATTTTAGATGCGTTTTCCCATTATATTATACCTGCCAGCCTATTTGCTGTTTTGGCAACGGTTGTTATGAATTATCTGCAAAGATTCGGTTGGAAGCAGGTAATCAAGGAATGGTGTTCCAAATTCAAAAATCACTCTGTTTTCCGTGCGAGATTACTTTTCTGTATCTATCTTTATTTTTTGTTTGATTACACTTTGTTGAGCAGGACATTTATCTGGGATAATCCGTTACAGAAATGGATGGCTGGCTGGTGGCTAGGAATTGGCAGTAATGGTAAAGTAAATTATGAATCCATAGAAAATATTATTTTTTTCATCCCATATTTAAGTTTGTTATATGTTAGCTTTCCAAAATTACGGGAATATTCCTGGTGGAAACAGCTTAAGCTTGCTTTCAGTATTAGCTTTGGTACATCCCTTTTGATTGAAACAATACAATTGATTACTAGATTAGGAGCATTCCAATTATCCGATCTTACCTACAATACTCTTGGTGGAATAATGGGATTTTTACTATTTTGCCTGGTTAATACAATAAAGAAAGCAGTACAAGTAAAATCCAGAAAGCAATCCTCACAATAG
- a CDS encoding alanine/glycine:cation symporter family protein, whose protein sequence is MLDKIGEWLTIIDGWVWGIPLIVLILSAGIFLSIRLGFLQIRHLPKALKFMVKNEEGGDGEVSSFGALCTALSATIGTGNIVGVATALVAGGPGALLWMWLAAFFGMATKYAEGVLAIKYRTIDKDGHVLGGPFYYIENGMGKRWKWLAKIFAFFGMCVGLMGIGTFTQVNGISSAVNNFFDPNNQHTITIFGMEYSWSVLIAAVILTVCVGLVVIGGLKRIATVSQVVVPAMAILYVVFCVLVLIFNVTKIPNAIVTIVESAFGLRAAAGGILGAMMVAMQQGIARGIFSNEAGLGSAPIAAAAAKTKEPVRQGLVSMTGTFIDTIIICTMTGLCIVLTGSWDMGLEGVAVTTNAFQASLPFPPVVSSFVLMLCLVFFAFTTILGWNYYGERCLEYLSGGSKKAVMTYRWLYITAIFIGPFMTVSAVWTIADIFNGLMALPNLIAIFALNGVVVAETKRYFNSRKSKLQK, encoded by the coding sequence ATGTTGGACAAAATAGGTGAATGGCTAACCATTATTGATGGTTGGGTATGGGGAATCCCTTTAATTGTATTGATTTTAAGTGCGGGTATCTTTTTAAGTATCCGGCTTGGTTTTTTACAAATCCGCCATCTTCCAAAAGCACTAAAATTTATGGTGAAAAATGAGGAAGGCGGCGATGGTGAAGTATCCAGTTTTGGAGCATTATGTACCGCTTTATCCGCAACCATTGGTACTGGTAATATTGTCGGGGTTGCAACAGCATTGGTTGCTGGTGGTCCTGGGGCTCTGCTTTGGATGTGGCTGGCTGCATTCTTTGGCATGGCTACCAAATATGCGGAAGGTGTTTTGGCCATTAAATACCGTACGATTGATAAAGATGGACATGTTTTGGGCGGCCCTTTTTATTATATCGAAAACGGCATGGGCAAAAGGTGGAAATGGCTCGCGAAAATCTTTGCCTTTTTTGGAATGTGTGTAGGTTTGATGGGAATTGGTACCTTTACACAAGTAAATGGTATTTCTTCTGCAGTCAATAACTTTTTTGACCCCAATAACCAGCATACAATTACTATTTTTGGAATGGAATATTCTTGGTCCGTTTTAATTGCCGCTGTAATTTTAACCGTTTGTGTTGGTTTGGTTGTTATTGGAGGTTTAAAACGTATTGCTACGGTATCCCAAGTTGTTGTCCCAGCAATGGCCATTTTGTATGTAGTATTCTGTGTATTAGTATTAATCTTTAATGTAACCAAAATTCCAAATGCAATTGTTACAATTGTAGAAAGTGCATTTGGCTTACGTGCTGCTGCTGGCGGTATTTTAGGTGCCATGATGGTAGCCATGCAGCAAGGGATTGCCCGTGGTATCTTCTCCAATGAAGCTGGATTAGGTTCTGCGCCTATCGCTGCTGCTGCCGCAAAAACAAAAGAACCTGTTCGCCAAGGTTTGGTTTCCATGACAGGTACATTCATTGATACAATCATTATCTGTACTATGACAGGTCTTTGTATTGTTTTAACTGGTTCCTGGGATATGGGATTAGAAGGTGTTGCGGTTACTACTAATGCGTTCCAGGCAAGTTTGCCATTTCCTCCTGTTGTATCCTCTTTTGTATTAATGCTCTGCCTGGTATTCTTTGCATTTACCACTATTTTAGGATGGAATTATTATGGGGAACGTTGCTTAGAGTATTTGTCTGGTGGAAGCAAAAAAGCTGTCATGACCTACCGCTGGCTGTACATTACCGCTATTTTTATTGGCCCATTTATGACAGTATCCGCTGTATGGACAATTGCTGATATCTTTAATGGATTGATGGCATTACCAAACTTAATTGCAATTTTTGCACTAAACGGTGTAGTAGTAGCGGAAACGAAAAGATATTTTAATAGTAGAAAAAGCAAATTGCAAAAATAA
- the yunB gene encoding sporulation protein YunB — translation MPVSKNFKRSKSKRKKYGVRFIVVGIILLTSFFLLDSQLRPIVNQMAGYQAKEYATTVVNQAVSKQLEEDPESFENLSKMERLEDGTISSIQANIPNLTQIQTNVIHTITQILSEIGTTQVNIPLGNLTGMLIFSGKGPNISIQLLPQGTVHTQLTSQFEDAGINQTIHRIVLTVKIEMLALFPCYSSEVNASIDYILSENIIVGKVPQYYTQIIGESEQSLETATNHSNSQRLSSMAPETQ, via the coding sequence ATGCCGGTTTCCAAAAACTTTAAACGCTCAAAATCCAAACGAAAAAAATATGGGGTCCGGTTTATTGTAGTTGGAATAATTCTGCTGACCTCGTTTTTTTTGCTGGATTCTCAGCTACGCCCTATTGTCAATCAAATGGCAGGCTATCAGGCAAAAGAATATGCAACAACAGTAGTGAATCAAGCTGTTAGCAAGCAGTTGGAAGAAGATCCAGAATCCTTTGAAAATCTATCTAAAATGGAAAGACTAGAGGATGGTACCATCAGTTCCATTCAGGCGAATATTCCTAACTTAACACAAATTCAAACCAATGTTATTCATACAATTACTCAAATCCTCTCTGAAATTGGAACCACTCAAGTAAATATCCCTTTAGGAAACTTAACCGGTATGCTAATTTTTTCTGGTAAAGGTCCTAATATATCAATTCAGCTTCTTCCACAAGGGACGGTACATACCCAATTAACTAGCCAGTTTGAAGACGCCGGTATTAACCAGACAATCCATCGGATTGTATTGACAGTAAAAATTGAAATGCTTGCTCTTTTTCCCTGCTATTCCTCCGAAGTCAATGCTTCTATTGACTACATTTTATCAGAAAATATCATTGTGGGAAAAGTCCCCCAATATTATACCCAAATTATTGGCGAATCAGAACAATCTCTCGAAACTGCAACAAACCATAGCAATTCCCAAAGGCTTAGTTCTATGGCTCCAGAAACGCAATAA